A single region of the Anopheles funestus chromosome X, idAnoFuneDA-416_04, whole genome shotgun sequence genome encodes:
- the LOC125760423 gene encoding uncharacterized protein LOC125760423, with product MDSTANKAPQFCEEEFVFTEEKTLELISEVQKHEVLWKKQNKNYKNTTKQDDKWHTVSKAVVLPVAIIKAEWKVLRAQFRTNNAKAKQSCRSGAGAQQVYKPTWFGYVPMLFLRETMDVGFTRDTVRR from the exons ATGGACTCGACAGCCAACAAGGCCCCTCAGTTCTGCGAGGAGGAA tttgttttTACGGAAGAAAAAACGCTGGAGTTAATATCGGAGGTCCAGAAACACGAAGTGCTttggaaaaagcaaaataaaaactataaaaatacTACAAAACAGGATGATAAATGGCATACGGTATCAAAAGCAGTTGTGCTTCCAGTAGCCATAATTAAAGCCGAATGGAAGGTTCTGCGTGCCCAATTTCGTACCAACAACGCCAAAGCCAAGCAAAGCTGTCGTTCTGGGGCTG GTGCACAACAAGTTTACAAACCAACTTGGTTCGGTTATGTACCGATGCTATTCCTCCGCGAAACGATGGATGTGGGCTTCACCAGAGACACGgtaagaagataa